The genomic region ATTACTTATTTCTGCATAATCGACACTTAACCCTTCCTCATCTTCAATAGCATAAGTACAATTTCTGAGGTATAATACTAATGTATCTCTTGCCTCTGTTTCATAAAGCAAGGGAACTGTTTTAGATTTTTCAATAAGCTGTAGAATACACTCATAATATACTTTTTTATTCTTACAACAAAGCGGATTAAAAAATTTATCAAATTCATCTTTTTCAAAGAGTATCATTATATAATTCTCCCATATTAAGTAATATATAACTGAAACTTGTTATAATTTATATTTTATGTCTTACATAATATTGTAACATATAACATTATCATTGTATATTTGTTTAGACTTTGTATTTAAACCTTGTAATCTAACAGAGAAGAAAATTTCTTTAAATTGGGTATACCTGTTTTCAGCAAATCATTTCTGAGAGCTTCCTGTTCCTTTTGAATTATTTCTTCACAGGGATGTCGTTTGGTATATCTTTTAAAATATTTATGTAGTCTAAAAATATTCTGATAACACATTCCATACATAAAATAAAACCGGGATTAGCTTTTAGCCGATCCCGGTTCGTATTTTTACTCCATATTTTTATCATAATGTCCAACCATTTATTTGCCTGATTTCAGCCTGTCCACTACGGCATTTGTCAGCGCAAACAGCGCCAGCACGTTGGGAATGACCATTAACTGGTTGAACATGTCGGAGAGTTCCCACACCATGTCGCTGGTGGTCAGCGTGCCAACGAAGATGAACCCAAGCGCAGTTATTGTATAAACATTGCGGCTTTTTTCTCCGAACAGGTAAATCATGTTTATCTTTCCGAACAGGTTCCAGCTGAGTATGGTAGAAAATGCAAAAAAGAACAGGCATACCGCCACAAAGACAGAACCGACGGCTTCGCCGAAGACAGTGCCAAATGCAACCTGGGCAAGGTTTGACTTTCCAATGGTGTCAGGGATTACACCGTCTGCAAGGATTCCGTCTTTTGTATACATGGTGGAAATAATCACCAAAGCGTTCATAGTAAGTACTACAAAAGTGTCGATAAATACACCGGCCATTGCAACCACACCCTGATCATGCGGAATCTTTACATTTGCAAGAGCATGGGCATGCGGAGTTGAACCCATACCGGCTTCATTAGAAAACAACCCCCGTTTTGCGCCCTGGCTGACGGCTGTCTTCAGGGCATATCCCAGACTGCCGCCGATAATGGCATTGGGCCTGAAAGCGTATTTAAAAATCATGCCAAAGGTCGCAGGTAGATATTGAATCCGCAACAGTAATACTATACCACTGCCCAGGATAAAAAGCACCGCCATGAACGGGACAACCTTTTCTACAACAGAGGCCAGTCGCTGTACTCCTCCCAGAAAAATGATCCCACAAATAACAACCAGCCCAATTCCCATAATCCATGCCGGAATACCGAAGGCATTCTCGCATGTGGAGCTGATGGAATTGGACTGAACCATGCATCCGAAAAATCCCAGCGCAAGCGTGATTGCAATTGCAAAAAACTTCGACAG from Thermoclostridium stercorarium subsp. stercorarium DSM 8532 harbors:
- a CDS encoding alanine/glycine:cation symporter family protein, giving the protein MLSIVQTINNYLSDYVLVILLVTVGVWYTVKTRFVQVRCFRESMRRTFGSLNLNGEKQKAGMSSFQALATAVAAQVGTGNIIGASGAILTGGPGAIFWMWVIAFFGMATIYAEAVLAQETRVKAPDGSIHGGPVYYITKAFKGDFGKFLSKFFAIAITLALGFFGCMVQSNSISSTCENAFGIPAWIMGIGLVVICGIIFLGGVQRLASVVEKVVPFMAVLFILGSGIVLLLRIQYLPATFGMIFKYAFRPNAIIGGSLGYALKTAVSQGAKRGLFSNEAGMGSTPHAHALANVKIPHDQGVVAMAGVFIDTFVVLTMNALVIISTMYTKDGILADGVIPDTIGKSNLAQVAFGTVFGEAVGSVFVAVCLFFFAFSTILSWNLFGKINMIYLFGEKSRNVYTITALGFIFVGTLTTSDMVWELSDMFNQLMVIPNVLALFALTNAVVDRLKSGK